The following are encoded together in the Plasmodium reichenowi strain SY57 chromosome 3, whole genome shotgun sequence genome:
- a CDS encoding U4/U6.U5 tri-snRNP-associated protein 1, putative: protein MDDNVCELSIEETNKLREKLGLKKLEITKDNVKKNEDHDDEKAGKNKRKNSSNNKTKQIEKEEEHDEHVQNTTKKKQKIKSISEDYKDDVNDVEAWINKTRNTMNQRLEQDEIKYSDDENEEQSYNKKNKKKKKKNSNDNENFVSKVKVEHKNEDITEDMILTLKDQNVLNSDQEDCLINEELKKKNMKSLLSKKDDNYWTKNYYDPLSYYDDNNNNYNNNNNNNNNLVDNSSMQMLPKYKDEKHSFDVNVTYEKTQTKYKHEKDTERKKKKNEYNNENNSISNNKNENHETNHMVQLKKRKIKNINKRKKEEDAWDFLYNDNTEEDNQESDTTNKLDESKKKEKILRQRRDERDEHYEHDERDGRDEQEQNIDILNDVINKIKEEQMDMDINYFDNPFSDNEDDKELYELLQKGNNLQKRKKEKNYENELLKYIVVNEDEKSQKNKNKNNDKNNDKNNDNDHSDDDDDDYHNHYNSNNVIKLTNTSEFCKNISLPLDVLENEKKLKSKKKTDNAKEGDNHLNDEYNSSNKNILEENINEDILKNTFLENEEDHNDDNSSELHGVSEIFNEVKLDEGLFGALEYLKTKGELNMEDKIYRNPENKPLHMSTDKDDIKLDYKNEFGKVMTPKESFRYISWIFHGKKQGKNKLEKKIKRLEIERRYKENPIDSLPTLNVLKKYQQMQKKSYFTLSNNN, encoded by the coding sequence atggATGATAACGTTTGTGAATTAAGCATAGAAGAAACAAATAAGTTAAGAGAAAAGTTAGGTCTGAAAAAATTAGAGATAACAAAAGAcaatgttaaaaaaaatgaggaccatgatgatgaaaaggcgggtaaaaataaaagaaaaaattctagtaataataaaacgAAGCAAATAGAAAAAGAGGAAGAACATGACGAACATGTGCAAAACACaacaaagaaaaaacaaaaaataaaaagtataagTGAAGATTATAAAGATGACGTAAATGATGTTGAAGCATggataaataaaacaagAAATACAATGAACCAAAGACTAGAACAAGatgaaattaaatatagtgatgatgaaaatgaagaaCAATCATATAAcaagaaaaacaaaaaaaaaaaaaaaaaaaatagcAATGACAATGAAAATTTTGTTAGTAAAGTTAAAGTAGAACATAAAAACGAAGACATAACAGAGGATATGATCTTGACGTTAAAAGATCAAAATGTTTTGAATAGTGATCAAGAAGATTGtttaataaatgaagaattgaaaaagaaaaatatgaaaagtTTACTATCCAAAAAAGATGATAATTATTGGACaaagaattattatgacccattatcatattatgacgacaacaataataattataataataataataataataataataatttagTTGATAATTCATCTATGCAAATGCTTCCTAAATATAAAGATGAAAAGCACTCATTTGATGTCAACGTAACTTATGAAAAAACACAgacaaaatataaacatgAAAAGGATAcagaaagaaaaaaaaagaaaaacgaatataataatgaaaataatagtatcagtaacaataaaaatgaaaatcaTGAAACAAACCATATGGTgcaattaaaaaaaagaaaaattaaaaatataaataaaagaaaaaaagaggAAGATGCATGGgattttttatacaatGATAACACAGAAGAAGATAATCAAGAAAGTGATACAACTAATAAGCTTGATGAATCcaagaaaaaagaaaaaatattacgACAAAGACGTGATGAACGTGATGAACATTATGAACATGATGAACGTGATGGACGTGATGAAcaagaacaaaatatagatatacTAAATGatgttattaataaaataaaagaagaacAAATGGATATGGACATAAACTATTTTGATAATCCTTTTAGTGATAACGAAGATgataaagaattatatgaacttttacaaaaaggaaataatttacaaaaacgaaaaaaagaaaaaaactatgaaaatgaattattaaaGTATATTGTTGTCAATGAAGATGAAAAAAgtcaaaaaaataaaaataaaaataatgataaaaataatgataaaaataatgataatgatcattctgatgatgatgatgatgattatcataatcattataattCCAATAATGTTATCAAACTAACAAATACGTCGgaattttgtaaaaatatttccCTACCACTTGATGTACTAGAaaacgaaaaaaaattaaaaagtaaaaaaaaaactgATAACGCAAAGGAGGGGGATAACCATTTAaatgatgaatataattcatcaaacaaaaacatattagaagaaaatattaatgaggatatattaaaaaatacgtttttagaaaatgaagaagatcATAACGATGATAATTCTTCTGAACTTCACGGAGTATCagaaatatttaatgaaGTCAAACTAGATGAAGGTTTATTTGGTGCATtagaatatttaaaaacaaaaggTGAATTAAATATGGAAGATAAAATTTATAGAAACCCTGAAAACAAACCATTACACATGTCAACAGATAAAGATGATATTAAACTagattataaaaatgaatttgGTAAAGTTATGACACCAAAAGAATCCTTCAGATATATATCATGGATTTTTCATGGAAAAAAAcaaggaaaaaataaattagaaaaaaaaatcaaaagGTTAGAAATTGAAAGAAGATATAAGGAAAACCCCATAGACTCATTACCTACATTAAATGTTTTGAAGAAATATCAGCAGATGCAAAAGAAATCATACTTTACCttatcaaa